In Calorimonas adulescens, one DNA window encodes the following:
- a CDS encoding energy-coupling factor ABC transporter ATP-binding protein, translated as MDIIFELKNVSYSYIKSIPALVDVNFTVNKGEKLIILGANGSGKSTLLKLMDGLIKPNNGDILAFGKSILNMKSDEEYEFRKKVGYLFQDSDVQLFNTNVFDEVAFAPLQMGLKPSAVKSMVKDTLDSFGLTKLRDRSPHRLSGGEKKKVALASIMIINPDVLLLDEPTNGLDPRSRKWLMDKLKDLNESGKTLVISTHDLDLTRKLADRIIIMNESHTVETIGNPSEILDDNDLLESVNLI; from the coding sequence TTGGATATAATTTTTGAACTTAAAAACGTCTCTTACTCATATATAAAGTCTATACCGGCGCTTGTAGATGTAAACTTCACAGTAAATAAAGGTGAAAAGCTTATAATCTTAGGCGCAAATGGTTCAGGGAAATCTACACTTCTAAAATTGATGGACGGTTTGATAAAGCCAAATAACGGAGACATCTTAGCTTTTGGCAAATCAATATTAAATATGAAAAGCGATGAAGAATATGAATTTAGAAAAAAAGTTGGCTACTTGTTTCAAGATTCCGATGTTCAACTTTTTAATACAAATGTATTTGATGAAGTCGCATTTGCACCTCTTCAGATGGGATTAAAGCCGAGTGCAGTAAAATCAATGGTTAAAGACACATTGGATTCATTTGGACTTACAAAATTGCGTGATAGATCACCTCACAGGTTAAGCGGCGGCGAAAAGAAAAAAGTCGCTCTTGCATCCATCATGATTATAAATCCTGATGTGCTGCTACTTGATGAGCCTACAAACGGCCTTGACCCAAGGTCTAGAAAGTGGCTAATGGATAAGCTTAAAGACTTAAATGAAAGTGGAAAAACACTGGTAATCTCGACACATGACTTGGATTTAACGAGAAAGCTTGCTGACAGAATCATCATAATGAACGAGTCGCACACTGTTGAGACGATAGGTAACCCGTCTGAAATACTCGATGATAATGATCTGCTTGAAAGTGTGAATTTAATATAA
- a CDS encoding ribonuclease HI family protein produces the protein MLKIHTDGGSRGNPGKAGIGVVLERENGEKEEIYKYIGVTTNNIAEYTALKTALLRAIELGEKDVSVFMDSELVVKQIKGEYKVRNEGLKLIYDEVISLIKEFEHFSISHIMREENKEADKLANKAMDEG, from the coding sequence ATGCTCAAAATACATACCGACGGTGGATCGAGAGGAAATCCAGGCAAGGCAGGTATAGGTGTCGTGCTGGAGAGAGAAAATGGGGAAAAAGAAGAGATATATAAATATATTGGGGTAACAACAAACAATATTGCAGAATATACAGCGCTTAAGACTGCACTTTTGCGGGCTATCGAATTGGGTGAAAAAGATGTATCCGTATTTATGGATAGTGAACTTGTTGTAAAGCAGATAAAAGGAGAGTATAAAGTTCGCAATGAAGGTCTCAAACTCATATATGATGAGGTTATCAGTCTCATAAAAGAATTTGAACATTTTAGCATATCTCATATAATGCGAGAAGAAAATAAAGAAGCCGATAAACTGGCAAACAAAGCTATGGACGAAGGATAA
- a CDS encoding Nif3-like dinuclear metal center hexameric protein: MSTKAQTIFSLIEEIAPKYCAEEWDNVGLMVGRYNRDVSRILISLELNSDVLKEAVQNNIDLIITHHPLIFNPLKNIRYDIPQGKYVYELIKNNIDLYSCHTNLDASRDGLNDYIALKLGLKDIDILDIIGRDSYKKLVVFVPKGYEEIVRNALGNAGAGFIGNYSHCTFMTDGKGTFLPHEGSNPFLGNIGKIEETDEYRIETIVPDRLLKKAVTAMLKVHPYEEVAYDIYPLENEGKVYGIGRIGYTDNEYNLYEYALNVKQLLGLKEVRIGGEVEKKIKKVAVVNGSGGSYVSKAYYAGADVLVTGDVSYHQYQDAKALGLAVIDAGHYGTEKHFVQFMSRYLKEAAHEKNLDYEVIESQVDLSPFITY, from the coding sequence CCAGACCATCTTTAGCTTAATTGAAGAGATTGCACCAAAATATTGTGCTGAGGAATGGGATAATGTAGGCCTTATGGTTGGGAGATACAACAGGGATGTATCAAGGATACTTATATCTCTTGAGCTAAACAGTGATGTATTAAAAGAAGCAGTGCAAAATAATATTGACCTCATCATTACCCACCATCCTCTGATTTTCAATCCACTTAAAAACATAAGGTACGATATACCCCAGGGAAAATATGTATACGAACTCATTAAAAACAACATAGATCTATATTCCTGTCATACAAATCTGGATGCCAGTAGAGACGGGTTAAATGATTATATAGCTTTGAAATTGGGTTTGAAGGATATTGATATTCTTGATATTATAGGTAGAGATTCATATAAAAAGCTGGTTGTGTTTGTACCTAAAGGGTACGAAGAAATTGTGAGGAATGCACTGGGGAATGCTGGGGCAGGCTTTATAGGAAACTATAGCCACTGTACATTTATGACTGATGGTAAAGGGACTTTTCTACCACATGAAGGCAGTAATCCATTTCTTGGCAATATTGGCAAGATAGAAGAGACCGATGAATATCGTATTGAAACAATAGTACCGGATAGACTTCTTAAAAAAGCTGTAACAGCTATGTTGAAAGTACATCCATACGAAGAAGTGGCTTATGATATATATCCATTAGAGAATGAAGGGAAAGTATATGGGATAGGCAGAATAGGTTACACTGACAATGAGTACAATCTGTACGAGTACGCACTAAACGTGAAACAACTTCTAGGACTGAAAGAAGTAAGAATAGGTGGAGAAGTAGAAAAGAAGATTAAAAAGGTTGCCGTAGTAAACGGCTCTGGCGGAAGCTATGTTTCAAAGGCCTATTATGCAGGGGCTGATGTGCTGGTTACAGGGGATGTAAGCTATCACCAGTATCAGGATGCAAAGGCATTAGGTTTGGCAGTAATAGATGCTGGGCATTATGGTACTGAAAAACATTTCGTTCAGTTTATGTCCAGGTATCTGAAGGAAGCTGCCCATGAAAAAAATTTAGACTATGAAGTAATAGAAAGTCAGGTTGATTTAAGCCCATTTATAACATATTAG
- the cbiQ gene encoding cobalt ECF transporter T component CbiQ yields the protein MSNFIEKTVLDIQNTFEDMFTSDEIADKSGLMQSLDPRIKLLSIIFLIVIANFGNSLSYTAVMLVYSLILAVLSKIPMKSYIARISTVSIIFTGIVLIPSLFNTVRPGKPLIYLTRNLYITEDGALSTLIFIMRSFVSLSLIYILILSTKWVEILKALRSFRLPKIFSATLDMSLRYITLFLEIASNMFLARKSRNVGKSKGKSERKFVASSMGNLLVRSESLSDDVYNAMISRGYRGEYKTINDFKIGRSDIIWIIFNAALFIIFALSKGGKLWI from the coding sequence AAAGCGGTTTGATGCAGTCGCTTGATCCAAGAATAAAGCTTCTTTCTATTATATTCTTAATTGTAATAGCCAATTTTGGCAATTCATTATCCTATACAGCTGTAATGCTTGTGTACTCACTTATCTTGGCTGTGCTTTCAAAGATACCGATGAAATCTTACATAGCAAGGATTTCAACAGTATCAATAATTTTCACAGGCATCGTACTGATACCTTCTCTGTTTAACACAGTAAGGCCTGGCAAACCGCTTATTTACTTGACTAGGAATCTTTATATCACAGAAGATGGAGCTTTAAGCACATTGATCTTCATTATGCGCTCTTTTGTTTCGCTGTCATTAATATACATCTTGATACTGTCTACAAAATGGGTGGAAATACTAAAGGCCCTTAGATCTTTTAGGCTTCCGAAAATATTTTCTGCCACATTGGATATGTCGCTAAGGTATATAACGCTGTTCCTTGAAATTGCATCAAACATGTTTCTGGCAAGGAAAAGCAGAAATGTAGGAAAATCTAAAGGCAAAAGCGAAAGGAAATTCGTCGCATCTTCAATGGGAAATTTGCTAGTAAGATCTGAATCGTTAAGCGATGACGTATACAACGCCATGATTTCACGCGGCTACAGAGGTGAATACAAGACTATAAATGACTTCAAGATTGGCCGCAGCGATATAATCTGGATAATTTTCAATGCAGCATTATTTATAATATTTGCTCTATCAAAAGGAGGCAAACTTTGGATATAA